Proteins found in one Mucilaginibacter gracilis genomic segment:
- a CDS encoding site-specific integrase has translation MNPTRSTFGLIFFTKKANENGECRIYSRITINGKSVDLSTKRIVDKILWNSAKGMARGTSKESLEVNDYLEQFRSGVVDAYQEAIIQQKPLTPENIRNAFLGQDEAAHPFQDLFNYHNEHEKQVLAKGTMKNYYTTQDYILQFLKKSKKPAEWDISQLSYKFIADFELFLRTFKKKDDPQPLNNNGVMKHLERFKKMINMAVTIEWLDKDPFVKHKLKFNSKERGYLSEEELALVETKELKTDKLMYVRDLFLFGCYTGLSYIDAINLTANNLMIGIDKEHWLITQRQKSAKPVKLPLLPVAAELITKHRHDPRAISNGTIFRPISNQKLNDYLKDLARECGIDKNFSFHLARHTFATTVTLANGVPIETVSKMLGHTKISTTQIYAKVVERKVSEDMQALRSKLSRKTVPDGEMIILK, from the coding sequence ATGAACCCAACAAGAAGCACATTTGGCCTTATTTTCTTCACGAAAAAAGCCAATGAAAATGGCGAATGCCGTATTTATTCCCGTATTACCATTAATGGTAAAAGCGTTGACCTGTCTACAAAACGGATAGTCGATAAGATCTTATGGAACTCCGCCAAAGGCATGGCCCGCGGCACCAGTAAGGAATCTCTCGAAGTCAACGACTATCTTGAACAATTCCGTTCAGGCGTGGTAGATGCCTACCAGGAAGCGATCATACAACAAAAGCCACTCACCCCCGAAAACATCCGAAACGCCTTTTTAGGTCAGGATGAAGCCGCCCATCCTTTTCAAGATCTTTTTAATTACCACAACGAACATGAAAAACAAGTGCTTGCTAAAGGTACTATGAAAAACTATTATACCACCCAGGATTATATCCTGCAATTCCTGAAAAAAAGTAAAAAACCTGCCGAATGGGACATCAGCCAGTTGTCCTATAAATTCATCGCCGATTTTGAATTATTCCTGCGCACGTTTAAAAAGAAAGACGACCCGCAGCCGCTTAACAATAACGGCGTGATGAAACATTTGGAACGTTTTAAGAAAATGATCAATATGGCGGTTACTATTGAATGGCTGGACAAAGACCCTTTCGTTAAACACAAACTCAAATTCAACTCCAAGGAACGAGGTTATCTGAGCGAAGAAGAATTGGCTTTGGTGGAAACCAAAGAACTTAAAACAGATAAGTTAATGTATGTACGCGATCTCTTTTTGTTCGGGTGCTATACCGGGCTCTCCTATATTGATGCTATCAATTTAACCGCAAACAATTTAATGATCGGTATAGATAAAGAACACTGGCTGATCACTCAACGGCAGAAATCTGCTAAGCCTGTTAAGTTACCCTTACTACCGGTGGCCGCAGAACTTATTACTAAACATAGGCACGATCCGCGTGCTATCAGCAACGGTACGATATTCCGTCCGATCTCTAATCAGAAACTGAATGATTATTTAAAAGATTTAGCCCGTGAATGCGGTATCGATAAAAATTTCAGTTTCCATTTAGCACGGCACACTTTTGCCACTACCGTCACACTGGCAAACGGGGTGCCCATAGAAACCGTTAGCAAAATGCTAGGTCATACCAAAATATCTACGACGCAGATATACGCTAAGGTTGTTGAGCGAAAGGTTAGCGAGGACATGCAGGCTTTACGGTCAAAACTTAGTCGTAAAACGGTACCTGACGGGGAAATGATAATATTAAAATAA
- a CDS encoding MFS transporter: MSTLIKFHYGYVIVFCCCLIMGINIGLVMSCAGIFYKPVSSELKVSVGDFGLYMTFIYLLSTLMLTKAGQLMDKYSARWLLTLSSALLGIVLLAMSQLTAVWQFYVAGGLIGLTLAFLLYLSYPTMINRWFNSNIGFFIGLCSAASGIGGVIFNPFGGYLIAHYGWRTTYLIFGAIILVLVTPLLALLLRNYPGDKGLQAIGEKQAETVKSGVDYAHAIRSPVFYALIVFAFLMIAVSTINLFLPAYVVNVGYSVEQSGIVASAIMLGVTIGKVALGWLNDKSPRYGIFASAGLGMAGFVLLLLGKTGMAVMAGGGFLFGWAYAGVTVETALLVRTVFGGKDYAKIFSNIAIALAAGGALMAGGWGYLADLIDFKAILSAGIVLLGVSGILGFYALRKSEKFKTV, from the coding sequence ATGTCAACACTCATCAAATTTCATTACGGTTATGTGATCGTTTTTTGTTGCTGCCTCATCATGGGTATCAACATCGGGTTAGTGATGAGCTGTGCCGGCATATTTTATAAGCCTGTAAGCTCAGAACTGAAGGTCTCAGTTGGCGACTTTGGCTTATACATGACCTTTATTTACCTGCTTTCTACGCTGATGCTGACTAAAGCAGGTCAATTGATGGATAAATACAGTGCAAGGTGGCTGTTAACATTAAGCTCGGCCCTGTTAGGGATCGTCTTATTGGCCATGTCTCAATTAACCGCTGTCTGGCAGTTTTATGTAGCTGGCGGCCTGATCGGGTTAACGCTGGCGTTCCTGTTATACCTCAGTTATCCTACCATGATCAACCGCTGGTTCAATTCCAACATCGGTTTCTTCATTGGCCTTTGTAGTGCGGCTTCAGGAATCGGCGGTGTGATCTTTAATCCTTTTGGCGGCTATTTAATTGCGCATTATGGCTGGCGTACTACCTACCTCATTTTTGGGGCAATCATACTTGTTTTGGTTACCCCCTTGCTGGCTTTATTATTAAGGAACTATCCGGGAGACAAAGGGCTTCAAGCCATAGGCGAAAAACAAGCCGAAACTGTGAAATCAGGCGTTGATTATGCTCATGCGATAAGATCCCCTGTATTCTATGCCCTGATCGTTTTTGCTTTCCTGATGATCGCGGTTTCCACCATCAATTTATTTCTCCCGGCTTATGTGGTGAACGTTGGCTATTCAGTAGAACAATCGGGTATCGTAGCATCTGCCATTATGTTAGGCGTTACCATTGGGAAAGTTGCTTTAGGCTGGCTGAATGATAAAAGCCCGCGTTACGGAATATTCGCTTCAGCGGGATTGGGTATGGCTGGTTTTGTGCTTTTATTATTGGGCAAAACCGGAATGGCTGTGATGGCAGGAGGCGGTTTTTTATTCGGCTGGGCTTATGCGGGTGTTACCGTAGAGACAGCCTTACTGGTTAGAACCGTTTTCGGAGGAAAAGATTATGCAAAGATCTTCTCCAATATTGCCATAGCCCTGGCTGCAGGAGGCGCATTAATGGCAGGCGGCTGGGGTTATTTAGCTGACCTGATCGATTTTAAAGCTATTCTCAGCGCCGGAATTGTGTTATTAGGCGTTTCGGGAATATTAGGATTTTATGCGCTGCGGAAAAGCGAAAAGTTTAAAACTGTTTAA
- a CDS encoding TetR/AcrR family transcriptional regulator has product MSKAEETRTEILRKAFGLIYQKGYQATSIDDILATTQVTKGAFYYHFKNKEEMGLAIIKEIMHKEVRPAVKNSVASVDFRKNLYKMLKDLLIDHPFMTAEYGCPAVNLIQEMAPLNDPFRQELKKNLKEWQKAIEDEITRAQNTGQLSDDYDTGAIALHVITLYHGVRNMGKVLGKAYYIIFLKEFDDYLQSLK; this is encoded by the coding sequence ATGTCAAAAGCGGAAGAAACAAGAACAGAGATTCTTAGAAAAGCATTCGGTCTGATTTATCAGAAAGGTTATCAGGCTACAAGTATTGATGATATATTGGCGACCACCCAGGTAACTAAAGGCGCTTTCTATTACCACTTTAAAAATAAAGAGGAAATGGGTCTGGCAATCATTAAAGAAATTATGCACAAAGAAGTCCGACCAGCTGTAAAAAATTCTGTCGCTAGCGTTGATTTCCGAAAGAATCTTTATAAGATGCTTAAAGATCTACTGATAGATCACCCATTCATGACAGCAGAATATGGTTGCCCGGCTGTTAACCTGATCCAGGAAATGGCACCGCTGAACGATCCGTTCCGTCAAGAATTGAAAAAGAATTTAAAAGAATGGCAGAAAGCCATCGAAGATGAAATTACAAGAGCGCAAAACACCGGGCAATTGAGCGATGATTATGATACAGGAGCAATTGCCCTGCACGTTATTACCTTATATCATGGCGTACGTAATATGGGAAAAGTGCTGGGCAAAGCTTACTACATCATATTTCTGAAGGAATTTGATGATTATCTTCAGTCATTAAAATGA
- a CDS encoding DUF3817 domain-containing protein translates to MIKLIKTSVGRLRLVGYLEGTSLLVLLFIAVPLKYITHNPELVKSMGPVHGLLFLLFVFNTLSVGVEQHWKFRQTTWKVLIACIIPFGTFYIDRYILKDVNTNVNPEV, encoded by the coding sequence ATGATCAAATTAATTAAAACTTCAGTTGGCCGCTTACGGCTTGTTGGCTATTTGGAAGGCACCTCTCTTTTGGTGTTGCTATTTATAGCAGTCCCGTTGAAATACATAACGCATAACCCCGAATTGGTAAAATCAATGGGCCCCGTTCATGGCCTTTTATTTCTGCTATTCGTTTTTAATACGCTAAGTGTTGGCGTGGAACAACACTGGAAATTCAGGCAAACAACCTGGAAGGTACTTATTGCCTGTATCATTCCTTTCGGTACATTTTATATCGACAGATATATATTAAAAGATGTTAATACAAATGTAAACCCGGAGGTTTAA
- a CDS encoding cupin domain-containing carboxymuconolactone decarboxylase family protein produces the protein MAIRKELLFAICLCLFSANQSMAQVSKNNKIYNMTSITGKGQPAPKENFTGNVFVTMAVNPDDNLNSTVGKVTFEAKARTNWHTHPHGQILILTAGVGYYQQKGKPIQVIKEGDVVKIPVNVEHWHGASHESAMTHIAIVPSATNGTIWMTPVTDADYNKDHQSSAQPKPLKLTEAAIKNHEELLPNYVSTMQKTDPEFIELFDNFAFDEVIAYGNLDTKTRVLMILGSTIASQALTEYKVMVGGALNVGATAIEIKEVLYQSVPYVGVSKVLDFLHATNEVLLSRGIELPLPGQSTTMPQNRQEKGLALQKEIVGSRIDEMYAQSPPEQLHIQKFLSANCFGDYYTRTGLDIKTRELLTYSMLISLGGAESQVKGHIQANLNVGNDKQTLLTVTTQLLPYIGYPRTLNAISAINEITGKK, from the coding sequence ATGGCTATTAGAAAAGAACTCCTGTTCGCGATATGTTTATGCCTGTTTTCAGCAAACCAGTCAATGGCCCAGGTCAGTAAAAACAATAAGATATATAACATGACATCAATAACAGGTAAGGGGCAACCTGCCCCAAAAGAAAATTTCACCGGCAATGTGTTCGTAACCATGGCGGTAAACCCGGACGATAATCTAAACAGCACCGTAGGTAAAGTAACTTTTGAAGCTAAGGCACGAACCAACTGGCATACCCACCCGCATGGACAGATCCTGATCTTAACGGCAGGCGTGGGCTACTACCAGCAAAAGGGCAAGCCCATACAGGTGATTAAAGAAGGCGATGTGGTTAAGATCCCGGTAAATGTAGAACACTGGCATGGCGCTTCGCACGAAAGCGCGATGACGCATATCGCCATCGTTCCATCGGCAACAAACGGTACCATCTGGATGACCCCGGTTACTGATGCAGATTATAACAAAGATCATCAAAGCAGTGCTCAGCCAAAGCCACTGAAACTGACAGAAGCAGCCATCAAAAACCACGAAGAATTGCTGCCCAACTACGTTTCAACCATGCAAAAGACCGACCCGGAGTTTATCGAATTGTTTGACAATTTCGCTTTTGACGAAGTGATCGCCTATGGCAACCTGGATACCAAAACAAGGGTGTTGATGATCCTCGGTTCTACTATTGCATCCCAGGCCCTGACCGAATATAAAGTAATGGTCGGTGGCGCTTTAAATGTAGGTGCAACAGCGATTGAAATTAAAGAAGTGCTTTATCAGTCTGTGCCTTACGTTGGGGTCTCCAAAGTGCTTGATTTTTTACATGCTACGAATGAGGTATTACTTAGCCGGGGTATCGAATTGCCGCTACCCGGGCAGTCTACCACCATGCCGCAAAACAGGCAGGAAAAAGGTCTGGCTTTACAAAAGGAGATCGTTGGCAGCCGGATCGACGAGATGTATGCACAATCACCTCCGGAACAGCTGCACATTCAAAAGTTCCTCTCTGCAAATTGTTTCGGGGATTATTATACCCGCACCGGACTGGATATTAAAACACGTGAACTGCTTACCTATTCCATGCTGATCAGTCTTGGTGGTGCAGAATCCCAGGTTAAAGGCCATATCCAGGCCAACTTAAATGTGGGCAACGATAAACAGACCTTATTGACCGTAACGACACAACTATTGCCCTACATCGGTTATCCGAGAACCTTAAATGCGATCAGTGCCATCAATGAAATAACAGGTAAAAAATGA
- a CDS encoding aldo/keto reductase — MEKRKLGNNGLEVSALGLGCMGLSFGYGPATDKQQGIQLIREAYEQGITFFDTAECYGPFTNEELVGEALAPFRKDVVIATKFGFEDGDSHKGLNSKPERIKQVVEASLKRLRTDVIDLFYQHRVDPNVPMEDVAGIVKDLIAAGKVKHFGLSEAGVESIRKAHAVQPVTALQSEYSIWWREPEKAIIPVLEELGIGFVPFSPLGKGFLTGAINKDTKFDSTDFRNSVPRFNEENRKANQKLVDLLGNIAKQKEATPAQIALGWLLAQKPWIVPIPGTTKSHRLTENIGGASVDLSEEEVKAIDDAYANTTILGDRYPAHLQQRVGK; from the coding sequence ATGGAAAAGAGAAAATTAGGAAACAACGGACTGGAAGTATCAGCACTTGGATTAGGCTGCATGGGTTTAAGTTTTGGTTACGGGCCCGCTACAGATAAACAGCAGGGGATTCAGCTGATCAGAGAAGCATATGAACAAGGGATCACCTTCTTTGATACGGCAGAATGTTATGGACCCTTTACCAATGAAGAACTGGTTGGTGAGGCTTTGGCCCCTTTCCGCAAGGATGTGGTGATCGCTACGAAGTTCGGGTTCGAAGATGGCGATTCACATAAAGGATTAAACAGTAAGCCGGAACGCATTAAACAGGTGGTTGAAGCTTCGTTAAAAAGGTTAAGAACCGATGTGATCGACTTGTTTTACCAGCACCGTGTTGATCCCAATGTACCGATGGAGGATGTTGCAGGTATTGTAAAAGATCTAATTGCAGCAGGTAAGGTAAAGCACTTTGGCCTTTCAGAAGCCGGGGTAGAATCTATCCGCAAAGCGCACGCTGTGCAACCTGTAACCGCTTTACAAAGCGAATATTCGATCTGGTGGCGGGAGCCTGAAAAAGCAATCATCCCTGTACTGGAGGAATTAGGGATCGGTTTTGTGCCCTTTAGTCCATTGGGTAAAGGCTTTTTAACTGGGGCGATCAATAAAGATACCAAATTTGACAGCACAGATTTTCGTAATTCAGTACCCCGCTTTAACGAGGAAAACCGGAAAGCGAATCAGAAACTGGTTGATCTGTTAGGCAATATTGCCAAACAAAAAGAAGCAACACCTGCACAGATCGCATTGGGTTGGTTACTGGCACAAAAACCATGGATCGTACCTATTCCCGGCACCACAAAGTCTCACCGTTTAACAGAAAATATTGGCGGTGCATCGGTAGACCTTTCGGAAGAAGAAGTTAAGGCTATTGATGATGCCTACGCGAATACCACTATCCTAGGCGACCGCTATCCCGCGCATTTACAACAAAGGGTGGGGAAATAA
- a CDS encoding SDR family oxidoreductase, with product MKENKDIIVLTGAGQLGMAIVRRMGYGNKIFIADWKLENAQAIAKTLTEAGFDVVPAEVDISSKKSVLKLIAAAQEEGEISMFINAAGVSPSQASIEHILKVDLYGTSMLLEEFGKVIKTGGTGVVISSQSGYRMPALTADEDRLLATTPVEDLLQLDMLKPENIKDTLHAYQMAKRANGKRVMAEAVKWAERGARVNAISPGIIITPLALDEINGPRGDFYKNMFAKSPAGRPGIADEVANVAELLLSKAGAFITGSDFLIDGGATASYFYGPLQPEKN from the coding sequence ATGAAAGAGAATAAAGATATCATCGTATTGACAGGAGCTGGCCAACTGGGCATGGCCATCGTCAGAAGGATGGGCTATGGAAATAAAATTTTTATAGCAGACTGGAAGCTGGAAAACGCTCAGGCCATTGCTAAAACATTGACCGAAGCAGGCTTCGACGTAGTTCCTGCCGAAGTAGACATTTCATCGAAAAAGTCTGTTCTTAAATTGATCGCAGCCGCGCAGGAAGAAGGCGAGATCTCCATGTTTATCAATGCAGCGGGCGTATCACCAAGCCAGGCATCTATTGAGCATATACTGAAAGTGGATCTGTATGGAACATCAATGTTATTGGAAGAATTCGGGAAGGTGATCAAAACGGGAGGAACAGGTGTTGTTATTTCCAGTCAATCCGGTTACCGGATGCCTGCTTTGACCGCCGATGAAGACAGGCTTTTAGCCACAACACCAGTTGAAGACCTGCTGCAGCTGGATATGCTGAAACCTGAAAATATCAAAGACACCCTTCATGCTTACCAGATGGCTAAGCGTGCAAATGGGAAAAGGGTGATGGCGGAAGCTGTTAAATGGGCTGAGCGGGGCGCAAGGGTCAACGCCATTTCACCGGGTATCATCATCACTCCTTTAGCTTTGGATGAAATTAACGGGCCAAGGGGAGATTTCTACAAGAATATGTTCGCCAAAAGCCCTGCCGGTCGTCCAGGTATCGCCGACGAGGTAGCCAATGTTGCCGAGTTATTGCTATCAAAAGCCGGGGCATTCATCACCGGTTCGGATTTTCTGATCGACGGTGGCGCTACGGCATCTTATTTCTACGGCCCGCTTCAACCGGAAAAGAATTAA
- a CDS encoding NAD(P)-dependent alcohol dehydrogenase gives MKKLLSLAMLLAMTLFSAVYAQTGRIPAKGLAVLSGDGQFKPYSFSRHAVGDNDIQIEILYASICHSDVHHVRQDWTKETFPMVPGHEIAGRVVKVGKSVTKFKVGDYAGVGCLVNSCGHCEYCKAGLEQYCKQAVFTYHSKDQFHDHETTQGGYSNNITLTENFAIKIPANADLKRVAPLLCAGITTYSPIHYVGIKKGVKVGVAGFGGLGHMAVQYAVKLGAEVTVFDITEDKRADALRLGAARYVNVTDTTQLKGLDDSLNFILSTIPAAYDPGMYLKMLKIDGQLAIVGLPPTAKMPVIPIDKLVWQGNRKVFGSQIGGIKETQEMLDYSVANHIYPEVEIIKADGPTVTNAYQNVLDGKVKFRYVIDMKTLK, from the coding sequence ATGAAAAAATTACTCAGTTTAGCCATGCTATTGGCAATGACGCTCTTCTCAGCAGTTTACGCGCAAACCGGGCGTATCCCGGCCAAAGGCCTGGCCGTGTTATCCGGCGACGGCCAGTTTAAACCTTACAGCTTTTCACGCCACGCGGTGGGAGACAATGACATCCAAATTGAAATACTTTACGCGAGTATCTGTCACAGTGATGTCCATCATGTCCGCCAGGATTGGACCAAAGAAACCTTTCCGATGGTTCCGGGTCATGAAATTGCAGGCCGTGTTGTTAAAGTCGGAAAAAGCGTTACCAAATTTAAAGTCGGAGACTACGCAGGTGTAGGGTGCCTGGTCAACTCCTGCGGCCATTGTGAGTATTGCAAGGCCGGGTTAGAGCAATATTGTAAGCAGGCCGTATTTACTTACCATTCCAAGGACCAGTTCCACGACCATGAAACTACCCAGGGCGGTTACTCCAACAACATTACACTAACCGAAAACTTTGCGATCAAAATACCTGCTAATGCGGATTTGAAAAGGGTGGCCCCACTGCTTTGCGCCGGTATCACGACCTATTCCCCGATCCACTACGTGGGGATCAAAAAAGGCGTTAAAGTTGGTGTTGCCGGTTTCGGCGGTTTAGGTCACATGGCCGTGCAATATGCCGTGAAGTTAGGCGCTGAAGTCACCGTTTTCGATATTACAGAAGACAAGCGTGCGGATGCCCTGCGCCTGGGCGCTGCCCGTTATGTGAACGTAACCGATACTACCCAATTGAAAGGTTTGGATGACTCGCTCAATTTTATCCTGAGCACGATTCCTGCCGCATACGATCCCGGTATGTACCTGAAAATGTTAAAAATCGATGGACAGTTAGCTATTGTAGGCTTGCCGCCAACAGCTAAAATGCCGGTTATACCTATTGATAAACTGGTATGGCAGGGTAACCGTAAAGTGTTCGGTTCACAGATCGGTGGTATTAAAGAAACCCAGGAAATGCTGGATTATTCAGTAGCCAACCATATTTATCCTGAAGTGGAAATCATCAAAGCTGATGGCCCCACCGTTACTAATGCTTATCAGAACGTACTGGACGGCAAGGTAAAGTTCAGGTATGTGATCGATATGAAAACACTAAAATAA
- a CDS encoding rhodanese-like domain-containing protein, translated as MKIVGIFAVIALVIYCGYKAYSTANVDADLSKHLKQNPIILDVRTVSEFSGGHIAGAVNIPLSQLKTSALSALTGKRPIITCCSHGLRSIKAVEVLKKRGFTHVYNGGAWTELEGKLAVQK; from the coding sequence ATGAAAATTGTAGGAATATTTGCGGTCATCGCATTAGTGATCTATTGTGGTTATAAAGCGTATAGCACGGCAAATGTAGACGCAGATTTGAGTAAGCACCTCAAACAAAATCCGATTATTCTCGATGTCAGGACGGTTTCAGAGTTTAGCGGAGGGCATATTGCGGGCGCGGTGAACATACCACTATCCCAACTCAAGACTTCAGCATTGTCAGCTCTCACCGGCAAACGGCCAATCATCACCTGTTGCTCTCATGGGCTTAGAAGTATTAAGGCTGTAGAAGTGCTCAAAAAGCGCGGATTTACTCATGTTTACAACGGCGGGGCCTGGACAGAACTTGAAGGCAAATTGGCTGTTCAAAAATAA
- a CDS encoding DUF4440 domain-containing protein: protein MKTIVISTGLMLLALAGFSQSPDEAAILKLSGKVFSWEVENKIDSLDQTLAKGFTAFTSAGDRQDRSAYMATLTGGKVVHNNIVIEENFASVVNNTATVGGKGKFTITINGSQKTIHLSYLEVFIRANPHDPWKMLALHAGLLPN from the coding sequence ATGAAAACAATAGTTATTTCAACCGGATTAATGCTGCTGGCCTTGGCAGGATTCTCCCAATCACCGGACGAAGCGGCAATTCTTAAACTATCCGGCAAGGTTTTTTCCTGGGAAGTGGAAAATAAAATTGACTCTTTGGATCAAACATTAGCCAAAGGGTTCACGGCCTTCACCAGTGCCGGTGATCGTCAGGACAGGTCAGCGTATATGGCTACCTTAACCGGGGGCAAGGTGGTTCACAATAATATCGTTATAGAAGAGAACTTCGCCAGTGTAGTTAACAATACGGCTACGGTTGGTGGTAAAGGAAAATTTACAATTACCATTAACGGTTCTCAAAAAACAATACACTTGTCTTATCTGGAAGTCTTTATCAGGGCCAATCCGCATGATCCCTGGAAAATGCTGGCTTTACATGCCGGTCTATTACCGAATTAA
- a CDS encoding NAD(P)H-binding protein, with amino-acid sequence MKKLLLLFITLMSLFSSDSNAQNKPINTQKNMKKVLVIGASGSLAKYVIDTVRNLPGVQLTLLARNRKNITNDTTNCTVVEADVMDYAKLKNAVSGQDIVYINLAGDLEAMAKNIVKAMQETGVKRVIAISSIGIYITPLKPVLVPYRKLADVIESSGLDYTILRPEWFTSANEVDYVLTHKGEPETGSAISRKSIAAFVAKLVKDPDLYKNENLGISKPQ; translated from the coding sequence ATGAAAAAGCTATTGCTGTTATTCATCACCCTGATGAGCTTGTTTTCAAGCGATAGCAATGCACAAAACAAACCCATAAATACGCAAAAGAACATGAAAAAAGTATTAGTGATCGGCGCCAGCGGGAGCTTGGCCAAATATGTAATAGATACCGTGCGAAATTTACCCGGTGTTCAGCTCACTTTACTGGCAAGGAACAGAAAAAACATTACCAATGATACCACCAACTGTACCGTTGTAGAAGCCGACGTGATGGATTATGCCAAGCTTAAAAATGCCGTCTCGGGCCAGGATATCGTATACATCAACCTTGCCGGTGATCTGGAAGCAATGGCCAAAAACATTGTAAAAGCCATGCAGGAAACCGGTGTAAAAAGAGTAATTGCCATTAGCTCCATTGGCATTTATATAACGCCTTTGAAACCGGTGTTGGTTCCTTACAGAAAGCTGGCAGATGTGATCGAAAGTTCAGGTTTGGATTATACCATACTTCGCCCGGAATGGTTTACCAGTGCCAATGAAGTGGATTATGTCCTCACCCACAAAGGCGAACCGGAAACGGGCTCGGCCATCTCCAGGAAGAGTATCGCTGCTTTCGTCGCTAAGCTGGTCAAAGATCCTGACCTGTACAAAAATGAGAATCTGGGGATCAGCAAACCTCAGTAA
- a CDS encoding flavodoxin: MPKFTGDQKILIVYLSRTNNTKAIAEIIRKNTGGDVVAIELLKPYPQDYKTTVAQVEHENETGYLPPLKTKIDSMGKYDVIFVGFPTWGMQLPPPMKSFLHQYNLSGKTIIPFNTNAGYGIGSTFQTVKSLCPNSKVLEGFTMKGGIERDGQLLVIKGDYQIQAEADVKKWLAKLPITSNNGR; this comes from the coding sequence ATGCCGAAGTTTACAGGTGATCAAAAAATACTGATCGTTTATCTGTCCCGTACCAATAACACTAAAGCTATTGCCGAAATAATCCGGAAAAATACTGGTGGTGATGTAGTAGCGATAGAATTATTAAAACCATATCCCCAAGATTACAAAACTACGGTAGCACAGGTAGAACACGAAAATGAAACAGGCTATTTGCCACCACTAAAAACGAAGATAGACAGTATGGGAAAGTACGATGTTATTTTCGTTGGCTTTCCAACCTGGGGCATGCAATTGCCACCGCCCATGAAGAGTTTTTTGCATCAATACAACTTATCAGGCAAAACGATCATTCCATTCAATACCAATGCGGGATACGGCATCGGATCAACATTCCAAACGGTGAAATCGCTTTGCCCTAACAGCAAAGTGCTGGAAGGTTTTACGATGAAAGGCGGGATAGAACGCGACGGCCAGTTACTGGTGATCAAAGGAGATTATCAAATTCAGGCGGAGGCAGATGTGAAAAAGTGGCTGGCTAAACTGCCCATCACCAGTAATAATGGTAGGTAA
- a CDS encoding helix-turn-helix domain-containing protein, giving the protein MENVMKVDTIGQYNALNNNETLHPLVNIVDLSKADKRPNRRSNYGFYAVFLKEIKCGDLHYGCNYYDYEEGTLVFVGPGQVIGVENNGELYQPKGQALVFHADLLRGTSLGRHITDYNFFSYEVHEALHLSESERKIIFDCYDKIRNELERGIDKHSKTLIVSNIELLLNYCVRFYDRQFITRENVNKGILQKFEELLNDYFTSGKPKDLGLPSVTYCADQLNLSANYFGDLIKKETGKSAQEYIQLKTMDVAKEKIFDTSKSVSEIAYELGFKYPQHFTRSFKQHTGFTPNDYRMLN; this is encoded by the coding sequence ATGGAAAATGTGATGAAGGTCGATACCATCGGTCAGTACAACGCGCTTAACAACAACGAAACCCTGCATCCGCTGGTTAATATTGTTGACCTGTCAAAGGCAGACAAAAGACCGAACCGCCGCAGCAACTATGGTTTTTATGCTGTATTTCTGAAAGAGATCAAATGTGGTGATCTGCATTACGGCTGTAATTACTACGATTATGAAGAAGGAACCTTAGTATTTGTCGGGCCAGGCCAAGTGATCGGTGTGGAAAACAATGGTGAGCTATACCAGCCCAAAGGACAAGCATTGGTTTTTCATGCCGATCTTTTAAGGGGCACTTCACTTGGCCGTCATATTACCGACTATAATTTCTTTTCCTATGAAGTGCATGAGGCGCTCCACTTATCCGAAAGCGAGCGTAAAATCATATTTGATTGCTACGACAAGATCAGGAATGAACTTGAACGCGGCATCGATAAACATAGTAAAACATTGATCGTAAGCAATATCGAGCTTTTGCTTAACTACTGCGTGCGCTTTTATGACCGGCAGTTTATCACACGTGAAAACGTCAATAAGGGCATACTCCAAAAATTCGAGGAGTTACTGAATGACTATTTTACATCGGGCAAACCCAAAGACCTGGGGTTACCTTCTGTCACTTATTGTGCAGACCAACTCAACCTATCGGCTAATTATTTCGGCGACCTGATCAAAAAGGAAACAGGCAAATCTGCCCAGGAATACATCCAGTTGAAAACGATGGATGTAGCCAAAGAGAAAATATTTGACACCTCTAAGTCAGTAAGTGAGATCGCTTATGAATTGGGGTTTAAATACCCGCAGCACTTTACAAGGTCTTTTAAACAGCATACAGGTTTCACCCCAAATGATTACAGAATGTTAAATTGA